A region of the Cydia strobilella chromosome 18, ilCydStro3.1, whole genome shotgun sequence genome:
AACACTTCGCCAACAACGCAGAAGCCTACCAATCACAGCTCGAGCTGCAAGAGCAGGCCGTCTACGGCGACCAATCACACTACAGCCAGCAGGATTTCAGCCAACCAGATGCCGGATTTACCCATGGTCACGAAGCGTTCCCTAGTGGGCAGACATCGTTCGCTGGACAAAGTACTTTTGCTGGACAGAAAGCTTTCGCTGGACAGAATTTTCAGTCTCAAAGGCCTTCCACTGAGAAGTCAGCAAGGATAATTAGCTTCCAGAATGAAAATAAGGGGAAAAGCTATCAGTACTCTTATGAGACTGAGAATGGTAAGGATTTAACTacatatctttattttattttatttatttgtgttattgcCAAACTGTAACAAGTTTTGAATTAACAAATGAGCCACTGGGTTGTGAAGTGTTGTTAAATACTTTAACACTGAAATTGTCTGAAATTCCTACTATCCTTACCTGCTAGTTCACAGAAAGAAGAAAGTTATAAATATCATCCAATGGAAATTACCAGTCTCTTCCCTTTCTCTATTTTCTCAGGAATCAAAGTTCAAGAGCAAGGTTCCGTCCAAGGCAAAACTCTACGCGCCCAAGGCGGCTACTCCTACACGGGCGACGATGGACAAGTCTATACGGTGACTTACACTGCTGACGAGAACGGCTTCAGACCACAGGGAGCTCATCTGCCAACCCCCCCGCCTATTCCTGAGGCCATACAGAAGAGCATCCAGCTGAACCAGCAGGAGGCGGCGAATAATAATGGCATCTATGATGATGGTCAGTaaggttttattattattatagaaagAAACTAGGTATACTTAAAGGATGGAGAAAAacatgatatgatatttatttgagACTAAAAGAGAATATAGCAGTGAGCAATTAGGCATCTCTAAACAAGATATAATGGCGAGATATATTCTTTATAAGATATCTCAAAAAACCGTTTTGCTTCTGCTTGTCGACTCGTCTAAAACTTTCATCCTTTTGCCATCTTTGCTAACTAGTCCTTGCTTTAATTCCTCAGGAAGCTACAAAGAAGAAACCGAGTTTCAACAGCAGCTTCACCAGTCACAACAGCAACACAGCCAGCGCATCCAGCATATCAACGATCTCCAACCGCAGCATTTCCCTGAGATCCAGCAGCATCAACCGTTCTTTAATATCCAGCCAGTGCAACAGCACCAACAGATCCTTGAGAT
Encoded here:
- the LOC134749680 gene encoding putative mediator of RNA polymerase II transcription subunit 26, with amino-acid sequence MRLITSLAAILAVASSDPVPYTSQPTEHFANNAEAYQSQLELQEQAVYGDQSHYSQQDFSQPDAGFTHGHEAFPSGQTSFAGQSTFAGQKAFAGQNFQSQRPSTEKSARIISFQNENKGKSYQYSYETENGIKVQEQGSVQGKTLRAQGGYSYTGDDGQVYTVTYTADENGFRPQGAHLPTPPPIPEAIQKSIQLNQQEAANNNGIYDDGSYKEETEFQQQLHQSQQQHSQRIQHINDLQPQHFPEIQQHQPFFNIQPVQQHQQILEIQQQLPEIQHAPEIQQVQPQVQHSQHGEELYQQQYQQEQGWAGQEAATTAGYSGWK